The following proteins come from a genomic window of Acinonyx jubatus isolate Ajub_Pintada_27869175 chromosome C1, VMU_Ajub_asm_v1.0, whole genome shotgun sequence:
- the NPPC gene encoding C-type natriuretic peptide, with translation MHLSQLLACALLLTLLSLRPSEAKPGAPPKVPRTPPGEELAEPQAAGGGQKKGDKTPGGGGANLKGDRSRLLRDLRVDTKSRAAWARLLHEHPNARKYKGGNKKGLSKGCFGLKLDRIGSMSGLGC, from the exons ATGCACCTCTCCCAGCTGCTGGCCTGCGCCCTGCTGCTCACGCTACTCTCGCTCCGGCCCTCTGAAGCCAAGCCCGGGGCGCCGCCGAAG GTCCCGCGAACTCCGCCAGGGGAGGAGCTGGCCGAGCCCCAGGCTGCGGGCGGCGGTCAGAAGAAGGGCGACAAAACTCCCGGGGGTGGCGGCGCCAACCTCAAGGGCGACCGGTCGCGACTGCTCCGGGACCTGCGCGTGGACACCAAGTCGCGGGCGGCGTGGGCCCGCCTTCTGCACGAGCACCCTAACGCGCGCAAATACAAGGGAGGCAACAAGAAGGGCTTGTCCAAGGGCTGCTTCGGCCTCAAGCTGGACCGGATCGGCTCCATGAGCGGCTTGGGATGTTAG